From the Euphorbia lathyris chromosome 6, ddEupLath1.1, whole genome shotgun sequence genome, one window contains:
- the LOC136232821 gene encoding E3 ubiquitin-protein ligase RGLG2 — MGAKYSREGSWRSTSSARSNSASFDSQHDFFHSSHGTQENYNYNYAPQQSLGSQSQQHYPSSQDHSTDTRQQYSSSQDHRTEIDRRQLDRRYSRIADNYKSLDQVTEALARAGLESSNLIVGIDFTKSNEWTGAKSFNRRSLHDIGDGLNPYEQAISIIGKSLAAFDEDNMIPCFGFGDASTHDQDVFGFYSDERFCNGFEEVLSRYREIVPNLRLAGPTSFAPIIEMASTIVEQSGGQYHVLLIIADGQVTRSVDTERGQLSPQEQKTVDAIVQASKLPLSIVLVGVGDGPWDTMREFDDNIPAREFDNFQFVNFTEIMSKRVDVSRKETEIALAALMEIPSQYKATIELNILGGRKGNVPERVALPPPVYGAASFSSSKPSHWSSFKPSVPSYPVDNPPASSAPSAPSSTDDNQLCPICLSNPKDMAFGCGHQTCCECGESLEQCPICRSSIQIRIKLY; from the exons ATGGGAGCCAAATATTCGAGGGAGGGAAGTTGGAGGTCGACTTCTTCTGCTCGTTCCAATTCAGCTTCATTTGATTCACAACACGATTTTTTTCATTCATCACACGGCACTCAAGAAAATTACAATTACAACTACGCACCTCAGCAATCACTTGGGTCACAATCACAACAGCATTATCCCTCCTCTCAGGATCATAGCACTGACACAAGGCAGCAATATTCCTCCTCCCAGGATCACAGAACTGAAATTGATAGAAGGCAGCTTGACAGAAGGTACTCAAGAATTGCTGATAATTACAAATCTTTAGACCAG GTGACAGAGGCTCTTGCACGTGCTGGCTTAGAGTCTTCAAATCTTATTGTTGGTATTGATTTCACAAAGAGTAATGAGTGGACAG GTGCTAAGTCATTCAATAGACGAAGTTTGCATGATATTGGAGATGGTTTGAATCCCTATGAACAAGCCATATCGATTATTGGGAAATCTTTAGCTGCCTTCGATGAGGATAACATGATCCCTTGTTTTGGATTTGGAGATG CATCAACGCATGATCAGGATGTATTTGGCTTTTACTCAGATGAGAGATTTTGTAATGGATTCGAGGAAGTCTTGAGTCGTTACAGAGAAATTGTGCCCAATTTACGTCTTGCAG ggcCAACATCTTTTGCGCCTATTATTGAAATGGCATCAACCATTGTTGAGCAAAGTGGTGGTCAATACCATGTGCTATTGATAATTGCTGATGGGCAG GTTACTAGGAGTGTTGATACCGAGCGTGGCCAGCTAAGTCCGCAGGAGCAGAAGACAGTTGATGCCATTGTACAAGCAAG CAAGCTTCCTTTATCGATTGTGTTAGTTGGGGTAGGAGATGGACCTTGGGACACGATGAGGGAGTTTGATGATAACATCCCTGCCCGAGAGTTTGATAATTTCCAG TTTGTGAATTTTACAGAAATTATGTCAAAGCGTGTTGATGTATCCCGTAAGGAAACAGAAATTGCACTTGCTGCTCTAATGGAAATTCCTTCTCAGTATAAAGCAACAATAGAACTCAATATACTGGG TGGACGCAAGGGAAATGTGCCGGAGAGGGTTGCCCTCCCTCCACCTGTATACGGTGCAGCTTCTTTCAGCAGTTCTAAACCTTCCCATTGGAGCAGTTTTAAGCCAAGTGTTCCTTCATATCCTGTTGACAACCCACCTGCGAGCTCAGCTCCATCTGCTCCAAGTTCAACAGATGATAATCAG CTTTGTCCAATTTGCCTTAGTAATCCGAAAGATATGGCCTTTGGTTGTGGGCATCAG ACATGCTGTGAATGTGGAGAAAGCCTTGAGCAATGTCCGATCTGTAGAAGCAGTATTCAAATTAGGATAAAGCTCTACTAA